AAGGTGATCGATATGCCTTTGTACGGGTCCCTGATCACGGCTCCATGAATGTCGTAGGGGCTGATCAGCAAGGTCTCGCCGGCCCTCACGGTGTGCTTTTTGGCTCCCACCGTGAACAGCAGGTTGCCGCTGATGGCGTGGGCTATCTCCATGCCGCGGTGCCAGTGGGTGGGCACCTCTCGATGGCTGTTGTTGTGGACGATGACCAGTGCCGGATATTCCTCCGGATAGACCTTTTCCTCGAGATAATCCGATGTGATGATCTTATGGGCGCGGGGCGTATCTTGGCGTGCATCCATCGATTGCTCCTCTCCTTTTCCATCTCATCATTCTCATCATGTTGAACATCGTTTTGCAACGGCAGTGTTTGAAAATCCGAACTCTCTCCAGTTCATCGTATCTCGTAAAATTGCGAGAAATCAGGCAAACACGTCAAAGGAATAGCAAGTCCGTCACATTTTGCGGTCTTTAACGTCACAATTTCATCAATTCACGGCAAATCCGCAAATAGAGTGAGAGTGTTCATTGTTGCAAAGGAGAGAAAATGGACAAAGAGAAAAGTGGGAGTGCCGTGCTCGGCAATGTTCCCGATAAATTACATGCGAGACTTATCATCGTCGTCGCCATGGGTGCCATCGGAGGTTTCCTCTTCGGTTATGACACCTCGGTGATGAATGGCGCGGTCGACGCCATCACCGGCAGCAAGGCGGGCTTCGGCCTGAACGCTGGCATGACCGGCCTGGCCGTTTCCAGCGCCCTGATCGGCTGCGTGTTCGGCGCATGGTTCGCAGGCCAGCTTTCCGACGCCTTGGGCCGTGTGCACGTTATGGAGATCGCGGGCATCCTGTTCGTCTTCAGCGCGATTCTGACCGGCACCGCCGCGAATATCGGCATCTTCATCACCTTCCGTATCATCGGCGGCTTGGCGGTGGGCTTCACCTCCACGGTTGGGCCGGCCTATATTTCCGAGATCTCCCCGGCCTCCAGGCGAGGCTTCCTGACCGGATTCCAGCAGATGGCCATCGCGTTGGGCATCGTGGCGTCCCTGGTCGTCAACGACTCCTATATCATCGCCTCCGGCGGCGCCGAACAGGTGATGTGGATGGGCATGCCTTCCTGGCGTTGGATGCTCATGACCACCGCCATCCCCGGCCTCATCATGTTCATCGTCAGCTTCGCCCTGCCTGAGTCCCCGCGTTACCTCGTCATGAAGGGCAAGGACGCGCAGGCCAAGAAGGTCCTCGTCGACGTGGTCGCCGACAAGGATCCCGACAACACGATCTCCGAGATCAAGAAGTCCCTCTCCGGCGAGGCCAAGCCCCGTCTGCGTGACCTTCGCGGCAAGACCTTCGGCCTGAAGAGCGTGGTCTGGATCGGCATCGGTGTGGCGCTCTTCCAGCAGCTTTCCGGCGCCAACGTCATCCTCTTCTACGACTCCAGCCTGTGGGCGACCATCGGCCTGAGCGAGCAGAACTCGATGTTGGTCTCCATCATCCGCGCCGTCCTGGCCGCCGTGGTCACCGTGCTCGGCATGGTCATCATCGACAAGGTCGGCCGTCGCGCGATGCTCAAGATCGGCTCCATCATCATGGCGGTGCTGCTCGCGGTCGTCGCCATCGGATTCAGCCAGGCCACCTTCGACGCGCAGGGCCAGATCAACCTGAGCTTCGGCTGGGCCGTGCTGACCATCGCCGCCGCCAACATCTTCTTCCTGGCCTACTGCGCCACCTGGGGTGTAGCCATGTGGGTGGTCATCGGCGAGATCTTCCCGAACAACATCCGCGCCCTCGGCGTCGCGCTCGCCAGCGCGGCCAACTGGGTCGGCAACTTCCTGATCACCCAGACCTTCCCCATGCTGCGTGGCAGCATCGGCCTGACCTGGACGTTTGTCTTCTACGCCGTCATGGCCCTGCTCGGCTACTGGTTCATCGCCAAGAAGCTGCCGGAGACCAATGGTGTGGAGCTTGAGAACATGAAGGCGGACATCTGATGGAGTCGCCTCACTCCAACGAGGGCAACGCTTTTCTGTTCGAGCGCAACGACGGATTGACCGCCGAACAGAAAGGCGTCGCCTCGATATGGTCCAATTTCGATGACGACCTGCAGGGTGTCGATCCGGCTGTGTCGGATTATGTGTTGAGCCGCCGCGTGGCCTATTCGCACAACGATTTGCCGCGTTACGACCTCAAGCATGACGAGCCCGACGACGTGGTCATCTATAAGGACATCCCCTATATCGGTGACGGCAAGCGGGCGCACCTGCTCGACGTCAGTATTCCCAAGGACGCCCTCTACCGCGGATGCCCGATACCCGTCGTGCTCGAGGTCCATGGTGGCGCGTTCATCTATGGGTTCAAGGAGATCAACCGCAGCCACGCCATCGCGCTCGCCCGCAAGGGCTACGCGGTGGTCAGCCCGAACTACACGCTCTACCCGGGCGGCGACTTCATCGACGAGATGGAGGACCTTGCCAAGGTCGTCGAATGGGTCCAGGCCGAGGGGGCGCGCTATCTGCTAGATGTCGACCAGATGTTCGCCACTGGGGATTCCGCCGGCGCCATCGACGTCCTCTATCTGGTGGCCATCGAGCACAACCCGGACTTCGCCAAGCTCATCGGCGTGGCGGGGCACGGGGCCCGTTTCAAGGCCCTCGGGCTCAAGTCGGCGATGACCAACCTCGACAACGTCTTCGACCGGTCCGCCACCGATACCGGCGGGCTTGTTGACGGGATTCGCCCGTTCTACGAGCGTCTTCAAACTCGTCTGGACGGCACCGCGTATTCGACGACCAGGGGATTGGTCGCCGGCATGGGCATCCCGCCGGTGTGGATGGCCACGAGCACCGACGACTTTCTGGAGTCCAGCAGCCTGGAACTGGGGATGATGCTGCGCGACAACGACGTCGATCACCAACTGATCGACTGCCGTGCGCGACGCAACCAGTCCCTGCCGCACAACTTCATGGTCGGCATGCCATGGCTGCCGGAAAGCGTGGAGTGCCTCGACTCGATGGTCTCGTTCTTCGATGAGCATCAGGCCCCGCGTCGCACGTTGCTTTCCAGCGTGTGATGTCGCTTTGAGTCTCCGGTCCACTTGGATTTCGCCTCGGCGAGGTTCGGTGGGCCGGAGATTTTTCATGCCTATGGAAATATTCCCTATAGCGTTCTCCAAGATGGCCGAATCCGTTTTATCAGTGCGTAAGCGGGTTCCCGTGCACGGCTTGCAAGGCGTGGCGGGCGGACCATGCGCCAGTGTATAATCCTATATGTTGCCCGGGTAGCTCAGGGGATAGAGCACCGCTCTCCTAAAGCGGGTGTCGTCAGTTCGAATCTGATTCCGGGCACGAATTCTCCCGCTCCAACCATCACGAGCCGGTTCGCTTTCCATGTTTTGAACGGCGTTTTCTCGGTATGCGGTGTATCACAAAGGCTGCATTGACGCTGTGATAACAGGGTTTTGACGCGGGGTATAAGTTTTTCCTGTAACCCGCCTCGGCGGCTTTGTCTCAATTTAATCGTTCTTCATCAAGCCGAAACATTGTGGTGGCATATAATCCAAACGTGGTCACACGTATAGGTATATAGATTTCATGAATATATGCATTATATGAGAAAGCACAGTGAAGGATTAACGAAAGGGAGAACCATGGCTTTGAGAAAATGGAGCGTACGGATCGTCGCCGCGCTCGCCGCGGGTGCCGCACTGGTGTCGGTCGCCGGCTGCGGAGGCTCAAATAACAGCAGCGACCAGAAGAACACGAAGGCCTCGACCGACCAGATGATCAAGGTCGACAACACCGAGCCGCAGAGCCCGCTCGTGCCGTCGAACACCAACGAGATGGGCGGTGGCAGGGTCATCCGCTATCTCTTCGAGGGCCTGGTGAGCTATGACGCCAAGGGCAAGCAGCACATGGAGGTCGCCAAGTCGATCACCCCCAACGCCGATGCCAGCCAGTACACCATCAAACTCAACGACGGTTGGAAGTTCACCAACGGCGAGCCCGTCACCGCCTCCTCCTTCGCCGACGCGTGGAGCTATGACGCCAACGTCAAGAACGCGCAGAAGCAGTCCAGCCGTATGTCAATCATCAAGGGCTACGACGAGCTGCAGGACCCGGGCGTCGCTGCCGACGCCAAGCTCTCCGGCCTTGAGGTCAAGGATCCGCTGACCCTCGTGGTCAACCTCAACAAGCCGGATTCGGTCTTCCCGATCCAGGTGGCCCACCAGTCCTTCTTCCCGCTTCCGAGCGCGGCCTACAAGGACATGAAGGCCTTCGGCAAGTCGCCTATCGGCAACGGCCCCTACAAGTTCAAGTCCTGGCAGCCCAACACCGACATCCAGGTCGTCAAGAACACTGACTACAAGGGCAGCCGCAAGGTGGCCAACGGCGGCATCGACTTCCGCGTCTACACCAGCGAGGACGCCGCCTACTCCGACCTGCAGTCCGGCAACCTCGACGTGATGGTCGAGGTGCCACAGTCGGCCCTGAAGACCTTCCGCAACGATTCCTCCGTCAAGGCCTTCGTGCAGCCCGGCTCCTCCTACCAGGGCTTCGTGATTCCCGAGAACCTGCCGCACTTCGCGCCCGGCAAGGAAGGCAACCTGCGTCGCCAGGCGATCTCGATGTCGATCAACCGCAAGGAGATCGTCAGCAAGATCTATTACAACACCAAGACCCCGGCGACCGATTTCACCTCGCCGCTGGTGCCTGAGCACTCCACCAAGCTCGAGAACTCCGGCAACCTGAAGTACAACCCCAAGAAGGCCAAGGAACTCTGGAAGCAGGCCGACGCCATCTCCAAGTTCAGTGGCACCTTCAAGATCGCCTACAACGCCGACGCGAACCACAAGGCATGGGTCGAAGCGGTGAGCAACAGCTTGAAGAACACGCTGGGCATCGACGCCTCGGGCGACGCCTACCCGACCTTCAGCGACATCCGCAACCAGGTGACCAACCGTTCGATCAAGACGGCGTTCCGCTCCGGCTGGATGCTCGATTACCCGACGGCCGAGGATTACCTGACCCCGCTCTACGCCTCCTCTTCGGCGGACGGCAAGGGCTCCAACGATGGCGACTACAAGAATCCGGCGTTCGACAAGGCTCTGGCCCAGGCGCTCGCGCAGACCGACGTCTCCAAGCGCACCGCCGACTTCCGCAGCGCCCAGGACATCCTGCTTGAGGATCTGCCCGCCATCCCGCTGTGGAATGAGGATGTGGCCGCCGCCGCTTCCACCAAGGTGAGCAACGTGCACTTCGACTACACGAACCTGCCCACCTACAACACCATCACCAAGTAGGCCTCGCGCCTCTTGGACTGACAGCTGACCGAGGCCGGTGAAAGCCGGTCGGGTCAGCAAAGTCAACAAGGTCGAGAAGAGGGCCGCCACCGGATTGATTTCCGGGGCGGCCCTCTTTTTCGTATGCCTTATATGTGCGTTATATCAGCCCTGCACGTAGTCGGCGGTGGGGGACTTGTAGCCGCAGTTCATCATCTCGCTGTTGTAGGCGATGACGCCGTCGCCATGGGCGGGCACCACAATCAGGCCGCCGTCGCCGTGGCGCGCGTCGATGTCGTCGAGGGTGGCGCTGGCCGCCTCGAGCGGGGTCTGCTTGGCGAACTCCACACGGTCGGAGACCTGGTGGCAGGCCACGGTACGCATGAACGCCTCGCCGATGCCAGTGCCTGAAGCCGCCACGCTCGCGTCGTTGGCGTAGGTGCCGCATCCCGGCAGGGGAGTGTCGCCCACGCGGCCGTGCATTTGGTTGGTGATGCCGCCGGTGGAGGTGGCCGCGGCGAGGTGGCCGCGCGCGTCACGGGCCACGGCGCCAATCGTGCCGTGCTTCTCCCACTCGTCGCCGTTGGTCTGCGCCTCGACGAGCGATTGCTTGCGCTGCTCGGTGATGAAATAGCTCGGGTCGCGGGTCTCGACGCCCCATTCGGCGATCTCCTGGTCGC
This Bifidobacterium sp. ESL0790 DNA region includes the following protein-coding sequences:
- a CDS encoding sugar porter family MFS transporter, with the translated sequence MDKEKSGSAVLGNVPDKLHARLIIVVAMGAIGGFLFGYDTSVMNGAVDAITGSKAGFGLNAGMTGLAVSSALIGCVFGAWFAGQLSDALGRVHVMEIAGILFVFSAILTGTAANIGIFITFRIIGGLAVGFTSTVGPAYISEISPASRRGFLTGFQQMAIALGIVASLVVNDSYIIASGGAEQVMWMGMPSWRWMLMTTAIPGLIMFIVSFALPESPRYLVMKGKDAQAKKVLVDVVADKDPDNTISEIKKSLSGEAKPRLRDLRGKTFGLKSVVWIGIGVALFQQLSGANVILFYDSSLWATIGLSEQNSMLVSIIRAVLAAVVTVLGMVIIDKVGRRAMLKIGSIIMAVLLAVVAIGFSQATFDAQGQINLSFGWAVLTIAAANIFFLAYCATWGVAMWVVIGEIFPNNIRALGVALASAANWVGNFLITQTFPMLRGSIGLTWTFVFYAVMALLGYWFIAKKLPETNGVELENMKADI
- a CDS encoding alpha/beta hydrolase encodes the protein MESPHSNEGNAFLFERNDGLTAEQKGVASIWSNFDDDLQGVDPAVSDYVLSRRVAYSHNDLPRYDLKHDEPDDVVIYKDIPYIGDGKRAHLLDVSIPKDALYRGCPIPVVLEVHGGAFIYGFKEINRSHAIALARKGYAVVSPNYTLYPGGDFIDEMEDLAKVVEWVQAEGARYLLDVDQMFATGDSAGAIDVLYLVAIEHNPDFAKLIGVAGHGARFKALGLKSAMTNLDNVFDRSATDTGGLVDGIRPFYERLQTRLDGTAYSTTRGLVAGMGIPPVWMATSTDDFLESSSLELGMMLRDNDVDHQLIDCRARRNQSLPHNFMVGMPWLPESVECLDSMVSFFDEHQAPRRTLLSSV
- a CDS encoding ABC transporter substrate-binding protein, with product MALRKWSVRIVAALAAGAALVSVAGCGGSNNSSDQKNTKASTDQMIKVDNTEPQSPLVPSNTNEMGGGRVIRYLFEGLVSYDAKGKQHMEVAKSITPNADASQYTIKLNDGWKFTNGEPVTASSFADAWSYDANVKNAQKQSSRMSIIKGYDELQDPGVAADAKLSGLEVKDPLTLVVNLNKPDSVFPIQVAHQSFFPLPSAAYKDMKAFGKSPIGNGPYKFKSWQPNTDIQVVKNTDYKGSRKVANGGIDFRVYTSEDAAYSDLQSGNLDVMVEVPQSALKTFRNDSSVKAFVQPGSSYQGFVIPENLPHFAPGKEGNLRRQAISMSINRKEIVSKIYYNTKTPATDFTSPLVPEHSTKLENSGNLKYNPKKAKELWKQADAISKFSGTFKIAYNADANHKAWVEAVSNSLKNTLGIDASGDAYPTFSDIRNQVTNRSIKTAFRSGWMLDYPTAEDYLTPLYASSSADGKGSNDGDYKNPAFDKALAQALAQTDVSKRTADFRSAQDILLEDLPAIPLWNEDVAAAASTKVSNVHFDYTNLPTYNTITK
- a CDS encoding isoaspartyl peptidase/L-asparaginase, giving the protein MPTTTPPPVKSLTVESGDDILLVIHGGAGSRGKHSTPERQAQVEKDLQRALDAGYAKLEAGASAEDAVVAAIHVMEDAPEFNAGHGAALTSDGIAQMDACLMGGDGEVGAVASVHTIKNPIDAAKAVKEQTKHVLFADPRDQEIAEWGVETRDPSYFITEQRKQSLVEAQTNGDEWEKHGTIGAVARDARGHLAAATSTGGITNQMHGRVGDTPLPGCGTYANDASVAASGTGIGEAFMRTVACHQVSDRVEFAKQTPLEAASATLDDIDARHGDGGLIVVPAHGDGVIAYNSEMMNCGYKSPTADYVQG